A genomic segment from Rubrobacter tropicus encodes:
- a CDS encoding double zinc ribbon domain-containing protein, producing MSLAASALLMLQQDADPFQIISDFLDSPILRISGQLIVLLFVVLWVALVYWTYTDAGRRGATRVLWGIVAVIFPYVGTLIYLIVRPPEYLDESRERELETAVLERELRNSILLCPNCRNLVEKDYLICPTCAWELKKPCINCDRPLNQEWGMCPYCGTDQRSGKKMTW from the coding sequence ATGAGTTTGGCCGCAAGCGCGCTGCTGATGCTGCAGCAAGACGCAGATCCGTTCCAGATCATCTCCGACTTTCTGGACAGCCCGATCCTCAGGATCTCGGGCCAGCTCATCGTGCTGCTCTTCGTCGTGCTGTGGGTCGCGCTCGTCTACTGGACCTACACGGACGCCGGGCGACGCGGGGCCACGCGGGTCTTGTGGGGCATCGTGGCGGTCATCTTCCCTTACGTAGGGACCCTGATCTACCTGATAGTCCGCCCCCCCGAGTACCTGGACGAGTCCCGCGAGCGCGAGCTCGAGACGGCGGTCCTGGAAAGGGAGTTGCGCAACAGCATCCTTCTCTGCCCGAACTGCCGCAACCTGGTGGAGAAGGATTACCTGATCTGCCCTACCTGCGCCTGGGAGCTCAAGAAGCCCTGCATCAACTGCGACAGGCCGCTCAACCAGGAGTGGGGGATGTGCCCGTACTGCGGCACGGACCAACGCTCCGGCAAGAAAATGACCTGGTAA
- a CDS encoding rod shape-determining protein: MFGGLFGRDVAIDLGTANTLVFVKGQGIVLSEPSVVAIDTKTDKVVAVGSAAKRMLGRTPGNIVAMRPLKDGVIADFEVTEKMLAYFIRKVQAKRRIFRSLIGPRVVVCVPSGVTGVELRAVKEATESAGARQAFTIEEPLAAAIGAGMPVNEAQGSMVVDVGGGTSEVAVISLGGIVNKSSIRIAGDDIDDAIGTYIQKEYKLAIGTQTAEQLKIELGSAFRLEDEESAEIRGRDLVTGLPKTIVITSEEVREAISVPVDAIVAAVRDTLDRTPPELASDIMDRGMVLAGGGALLRHLDERLRRETGIPVHVADDALMCVAIGSGRSLEEMDLYRNTLHSA, translated from the coding sequence ATGTTTGGAGGACTCTTCGGGCGGGATGTTGCGATAGATCTGGGCACCGCGAACACCCTCGTGTTCGTAAAGGGGCAGGGCATAGTCCTCTCCGAGCCCTCGGTCGTCGCCATCGACACCAAGACCGACAAGGTGGTCGCCGTTGGCTCGGCCGCCAAGCGCATGCTCGGGCGCACGCCGGGCAACATAGTCGCGATGAGGCCGCTCAAGGACGGTGTCATCGCGGACTTCGAGGTCACCGAGAAGATGCTCGCCTACTTTATCCGCAAGGTCCAGGCCAAGCGCAGGATCTTCCGCTCCCTAATAGGACCGCGCGTCGTCGTGTGCGTGCCTTCCGGCGTCACCGGGGTCGAGCTCCGGGCCGTCAAGGAGGCCACCGAGTCGGCCGGCGCCAGGCAGGCGTTTACCATCGAGGAGCCGCTGGCCGCCGCCATCGGGGCCGGGATGCCGGTCAACGAGGCGCAGGGGTCGATGGTGGTGGACGTCGGCGGCGGTACGAGCGAGGTCGCCGTGATCTCGTTGGGCGGGATCGTCAACAAGTCCTCCATCAGGATAGCCGGCGACGACATAGACGACGCCATAGGCACCTACATCCAGAAAGAATACAAGCTCGCCATAGGCACCCAGACCGCCGAGCAGCTCAAGATAGAGCTCGGGAGCGCCTTCAGGTTGGAGGATGAGGAGTCCGCCGAGATCCGGGGCAGGGATCTTGTGACGGGGCTGCCGAAGACCATCGTCATAACCAGCGAGGAGGTAAGGGAGGCCATCAGCGTGCCGGTCGACGCGATCGTCGCCGCCGTGCGCGACACGCTGGACCGTACCCCGCCGGAGCTCGCCTCGGACATCATGGACCGGGGGATGGTCCTCGCCGGCGGCGGGGCCCTGCTCAGGCACCTCGACGAGCGCCTCAGGCGCGAGACCGGCATCCCGGTGCACGTCGCCGACGACGCGCTTATGTGCGTCGCCATCGGCAGTGGGCGTTCGCTCGAGGAGATGGACCTCTACCGCAACACGCTCCACTCCGCCTAA
- the radC gene encoding RadC family protein codes for MVEGRRYTIKQLPPELRPRERLLEAGPAALSNAELLGILFGIGSREKTAVELASEVISTHGDLFGLHNVTVHDLVQTKGVGEAKACIILAAVEFGKRLGRVRNPGRPVISSPADVESLLRGRIANLDRENFVAVLLNTKNEVLEYPTISVGTLSSSLVHPREVFKPAIRASAAGIVLAHNHPSGKVEPSREDRDVTRRLVGAAEIIGIEVLDHVILGDGYFSMKEHGML; via the coding sequence ATCGTGGAAGGACGCCGCTACACCATAAAGCAGCTCCCCCCGGAGCTCCGTCCTCGGGAGCGCCTGCTCGAGGCCGGCCCGGCCGCGCTCTCAAACGCCGAGCTGCTCGGCATCCTCTTCGGCATCGGCAGCAGGGAGAAGACCGCCGTCGAGCTCGCCAGCGAGGTGATATCTACCCACGGCGACCTCTTCGGCCTCCACAACGTGACCGTCCACGACCTCGTCCAGACCAAGGGCGTCGGCGAGGCGAAGGCGTGCATAATACTGGCCGCCGTGGAGTTCGGGAAGCGGTTGGGTAGGGTTCGTAACCCCGGTCGTCCCGTGATATCCTCACCGGCGGACGTTGAGAGTCTTTTGAGGGGGCGGATCGCCAATCTTGACCGGGAGAACTTCGTCGCGGTGCTCTTGAACACCAAAAACGAGGTGTTGGAATACCCCACGATCTCTGTGGGAACCCTCTCTTCTTCCCTGGTCCACCCCCGAGAGGTCTTCAAACCGGCCATCAGGGCGAGTGCTGCGGGAATAGTATTGGCCCACAACCACCCGAGCGGCAAGGTCGAGCCCAGTCGTGAGGACCGGGACGTGACCCGGAGGCTCGTGGGGGCGGCGGAAATAATCGGGATTGAGGTCCTCGATCACGTGATCTTGGGCGACGGGTACTTTAGTATGAAGGAACACGGAATGCTCTAG
- the ndk gene encoding nucleoside-diphosphate kinase — MEETLVLVKGDGVRRRLVGEIIRRIEAKSLDIDALKKMNVSRELAEEHYAEHREKPFFEELVEFITSTPVVAMRVRGEGAIKVMRTLMGSTNPAEAAPGTIRGDLALSLPDNLVHGSDSPESAQRELGLFFGQ; from the coding sequence GTGGAAGAGACACTCGTACTGGTAAAGGGCGATGGCGTCCGCCGCAGGCTCGTCGGTGAGATCATACGGCGCATAGAGGCGAAGAGCCTGGACATCGACGCCCTGAAGAAGATGAACGTGAGCCGCGAGCTCGCCGAGGAGCACTACGCCGAGCACCGCGAGAAGCCGTTCTTCGAGGAGCTCGTGGAGTTCATAACCTCGACCCCGGTCGTCGCCATGCGGGTGCGCGGCGAGGGCGCCATCAAGGTGATGCGCACCCTCATGGGCTCGACGAACCCCGCCGAGGCCGCCCCGGGCACGATCAGGGGCGACCTGGCCCTCTCCCTCCCGGACAACCTCGTCCACGGCTCGGACTCCCCCGAGAGCGCGCAAAGGGAGCTGGGCCTCTTTTTCGGCCAGTAG
- a CDS encoding Maf family protein, which produces MRFVLASESARRVDLLRAAGYDFVAARSGFPEVSLEDPRETAETNARGKALAVAGGTDSVVLAADTVVYAPGLPAGKRVLGQAKDAEDVRRMLKSLLGRPHEVYSGVAVARGDRVIWGHAMTTVRMRSVADREVESYARLGEGIGKAGGYAIQGRAGAFVEWIGGDYTNVVGLPLALTGRMLARFGVPRP; this is translated from the coding sequence TTGCGCTTCGTCCTCGCCTCCGAATCGGCCCGCCGCGTGGACCTTCTCCGCGCGGCGGGCTACGACTTCGTGGCCGCGCGCAGCGGCTTCCCCGAGGTCTCTTTAGAAGATCCAAGAGAGACCGCCGAGACGAACGCCCGCGGCAAGGCCCTCGCTGTGGCCGGCGGGACGGACTCGGTAGTGCTAGCCGCCGACACGGTCGTCTACGCGCCGGGCCTTCCAGCCGGGAAGCGCGTCCTGGGCCAGGCAAAAGACGCCGAAGACGTAAGACGGATGCTGAAGAGCCTGCTCGGCCGTCCTCACGAGGTCTACTCCGGCGTGGCCGTCGCGCGGGGTGACCGCGTCATCTGGGGCCACGCGATGACCACGGTCAGGATGCGCAGCGTGGCCGACCGCGAGGTCGAGTCGTACGCGCGTCTCGGTGAGGGGATCGGAAAGGCCGGCGGCTACGCCATTCAGGGCAGGGCCGGGGCCTTCGTGGAGTGGATCGGGGGCGACTACACCAACGTCGTAGGCCTACCGCTAGCCCTCACCGGACGCATGCTCGCCCGCTTCGGCGTCCCGCGGCCCTGA
- the mreC gene encoding rod shape-determining protein MreC produces the protein MGRRKSSAASGLAALCALCVVSLVLFTVYVKEGDCSTQGRCGPLHTVQLGAAEVLQPVRGVVGALFSPIRETADRIGHAFDNSEEERLRAELRDTQALAAQASRLERENARLTGLLEGQRAAYEYGPLARVVAPVGDRFAERIVIDVGTEDGIEDNQPVVVGENTLVGRTTDVSRNTAQVVLLTDRMFAAGVRIVPPAEFDPGSSEISPAVTAEDASYGQGMLKTSLEGYFGVDYVDFSARAEEGDYVVTSGRSGGRELLQPPGLYVGTVESATEQDIEQFQKIVVDPAIDPDDLEEVRVIVGWAGQEG, from the coding sequence GTGGGTCGGAGGAAGTCCAGCGCAGCCAGCGGTCTTGCGGCCCTCTGTGCCCTTTGCGTGGTCAGCCTCGTCCTCTTTACCGTTTACGTGAAAGAGGGGGATTGCTCGACCCAGGGCCGGTGCGGGCCCCTGCACACCGTCCAGCTCGGCGCCGCCGAGGTCCTGCAGCCCGTGCGGGGCGTCGTCGGGGCGTTGTTCTCGCCCATCCGGGAGACCGCCGACAGGATCGGGCACGCCTTCGACAACAGCGAGGAGGAGCGGCTGCGGGCCGAGCTGCGCGACACGCAGGCCCTCGCCGCCCAGGCCTCGCGCCTGGAACGGGAGAACGCGCGCCTGACCGGGCTCCTCGAAGGCCAGAGGGCGGCCTACGAGTACGGGCCGCTCGCGCGCGTCGTGGCCCCCGTCGGCGACCGGTTCGCCGAGAGGATCGTCATAGACGTCGGCACCGAGGATGGGATAGAGGACAACCAGCCCGTCGTCGTCGGGGAGAACACGCTCGTCGGGCGCACCACGGACGTCTCGAGGAACACGGCGCAGGTCGTGCTGCTAACAGACCGCATGTTCGCCGCAGGCGTGAGGATCGTGCCGCCCGCCGAGTTCGACCCGGGCTCTAGCGAGATCTCCCCGGCCGTAACCGCGGAGGACGCCTCCTACGGCCAGGGGATGCTCAAGACGAGCCTCGAGGGCTACTTCGGGGTCGACTACGTCGACTTCAGCGCCAGGGCCGAGGAGGGCGACTACGTGGTCACCAGCGGCAGGTCCGGCGGGAGGGAGCTGCTGCAGCCGCCCGGCCTCTACGTCGGGACGGTCGAATCAGCGACCGAACAGGACATCGAGCAGTTCCAGAAGATCGTGGTCGACCCGGCGATCGACCCCGACGATCTCGAAGAGGTAAGGGTCATCGTCGGCTGGGCCGGCCAGGAGGGGTAG
- the nadD gene encoding nicotinate-nucleotide adenylyltransferase: MRVGIFGGTFDPVHLGHMIIAEQVMVELRLDHVMFVPGGIPPHKEASSVRATAEDRYAMVEAAVMGNESFSADRVEVDAGRAMHSVETVGILKERAPEDEWFFVTGADEVSNLLSWKEPDRLLEEVVMVAATRPGYDLSKLDHLEAGLRNFDRIFPVECTRVDISATGIRRRMLQGKSIRYLVPEAVREIIIERRLYERDAKRAEGEQLREEIR; this comes from the coding sequence GTGAGGGTTGGGATCTTCGGCGGCACCTTCGACCCCGTGCACCTGGGGCACATGATCATAGCGGAGCAGGTAATGGTCGAACTCCGCCTCGACCACGTGATGTTCGTCCCGGGCGGCATACCCCCGCACAAGGAGGCATCGAGCGTGCGCGCCACCGCGGAGGACCGCTACGCGATGGTCGAGGCCGCCGTCATGGGCAACGAGAGCTTCTCCGCCGACCGGGTCGAGGTCGACGCGGGGCGCGCGATGCACAGCGTTGAGACCGTGGGCATACTCAAGGAGCGCGCGCCGGAAGACGAGTGGTTCTTCGTCACCGGGGCCGACGAGGTATCCAACCTGCTCTCCTGGAAGGAACCCGACCGGCTACTCGAAGAGGTCGTCATGGTGGCCGCGACGAGGCCCGGGTACGATCTCTCCAAGCTGGACCATCTGGAGGCGGGGCTCAGGAACTTCGATCGGATCTTTCCCGTCGAGTGTACGAGGGTGGACATCTCGGCGACCGGGATACGGAGGAGGATGTTGCAGGGGAAGAGCATAAGGTACCTCGTGCCCGAGGCGGTGCGGGAGATCATCATCGAGAGGAGGCTCTATGAAAGGGACGCGAAAAGGGCGGAAGGGGAGCAATTGAGGGAGGAGATCCGGTGA
- the obgE gene encoding GTPase ObgE, with translation MQFVDEARFAVRGGRGGDGSVSFNREKYKPRGGPDGGRGGDGGSIILRATEDLSTLEPYARRQVIKAERGKHGSGNNRAGESGEDLILEVPLGTQVFDGDGLLADLSEPGASFVVARGGEGGRGNGSFATSTRQAPAFRERGMPGEEREILLELKVLSDVGLVGLPNAGKSSLLRALSAARPRVGDYPFTTLSPQLGVVDQKAYKGPFVVADIPGLISGASEGRGLGNRFLRHVARARLLALVLDASEDPEGAQGTLISELHAAGLSERPTVTVLNKVDLLDEELRSYLRDAFPGAFLVSAATGEGVVEFRDHVEGMVSRMDRKTAPAGTEREHRVYKPTWRGLRVGRENGGFVVSGEEVERLAMKTDWENPEGVERFQRELEKSGVVGALRRAGAEQGDEVRIGEAVFDFR, from the coding sequence TTGCAGTTCGTCGACGAAGCGCGTTTCGCCGTCCGTGGAGGCCGCGGGGGCGACGGCAGCGTCTCTTTCAACCGCGAGAAGTACAAGCCGCGCGGCGGGCCCGACGGCGGCCGCGGGGGCGACGGCGGTTCCATAATCCTGCGCGCCACGGAAGACCTCTCCACCCTGGAGCCCTACGCCCGCCGTCAGGTCATAAAGGCCGAGCGCGGCAAACACGGCTCCGGCAACAACCGCGCGGGCGAGAGCGGCGAGGATTTGATCCTCGAAGTGCCGCTCGGCACCCAGGTCTTCGACGGCGACGGCCTGCTCGCCGACCTTTCAGAGCCCGGTGCCTCTTTCGTAGTGGCACGCGGGGGCGAGGGCGGGCGGGGCAACGGCTCGTTCGCGACCTCGACCAGGCAGGCGCCGGCCTTCAGGGAGCGGGGGATGCCCGGCGAGGAGAGGGAGATCCTGCTGGAGCTCAAGGTCCTCTCCGACGTCGGCCTCGTCGGCCTGCCGAACGCGGGCAAGTCCTCCCTGCTGCGCGCCCTGAGCGCCGCCAGGCCCAGGGTCGGCGACTACCCGTTCACGACGCTCTCGCCGCAACTCGGCGTGGTCGACCAGAAGGCCTACAAGGGGCCCTTCGTCGTCGCGGACATCCCCGGTCTCATATCCGGTGCCAGCGAGGGACGGGGGCTCGGCAACCGTTTTCTGCGGCACGTGGCGCGGGCGCGGCTGCTCGCGCTCGTGCTCGACGCCAGCGAGGACCCGGAGGGGGCGCAGGGGACCCTGATCTCCGAGCTCCACGCCGCGGGCCTCTCCGAACGCCCAACAGTGACCGTCCTCAACAAAGTGGATCTCCTGGACGAAGAACTGCGGAGCTACTTGCGCGACGCTTTCCCCGGCGCCTTCCTGGTCTCCGCTGCGACGGGAGAAGGCGTCGTCGAGTTCAGGGACCACGTCGAGGGGATGGTCAGCCGGATGGACAGGAAGACGGCGCCGGCGGGGACGGAGCGCGAGCACAGGGTCTACAAGCCAACCTGGAGGGGACTCAGGGTCGGGCGGGAGAACGGGGGGTTCGTGGTCTCCGGCGAAGAGGTGGAGCGGCTCGCGATGAAGACCGACTGGGAGAACCCCGAAGGGGTGGAGCGGTTTCAGCGGGAGTTGGAGAAGAGCGGGGTCGTCGGGGCGCTCAGGCGCGCGGGGGCCGAGCAGGGGGACGAAGTGCGGATAGGGGAGGCGGTGTTCGACTTCCGGTGA
- the rpmA gene encoding 50S ribosomal protein L27 produces the protein MAHKKGGGSSRNGRDSAGRRLGVKAYGGQTVTAGSIIVRQRGSKVRAGQNVGKGSDDTLFAKVDGRVDFGRTRGKSLVRVIEEPILEEATA, from the coding sequence ATGGCTCATAAAAAAGGCGGCGGCTCTTCCCGCAACGGTCGCGACTCCGCGGGCAGGCGGCTCGGCGTCAAGGCCTACGGCGGCCAGACGGTCACGGCCGGCAGCATCATCGTGCGCCAGCGCGGCTCGAAGGTCCGGGCCGGGCAGAACGTCGGCAAGGGCTCGGACGACACGCTCTTCGCCAAGGTCGACGGTAGGGTCGATTTCGGGCGCACCCGCGGCAAGAGCCTCGTGCGCGTCATAGAGGAGCCCATCCTGGAGGAGGCCACGGCCTGA
- the mreD gene encoding rod shape-determining protein MreD — MEQASVVRASVVVAVAVLLEAVLGPYLTFGYISPKFALIGMVFAVSPLRDLQAVLLGFFGGILLDSLGSGLFGVGALSGLAAATLAFRVGAVQRRGTERVLLAQVVAVSVVIYDLLGWMARSLAGLESPPFAEYAVAGILPDALLNAVLAYFVGGWLLKVVNTKKTAWESR, encoded by the coding sequence ATGGAGCAGGCATCCGTCGTCCGGGCCTCCGTCGTGGTTGCGGTCGCCGTGCTTCTTGAGGCCGTCCTCGGACCCTACCTGACCTTCGGGTACATCTCGCCGAAGTTCGCCCTGATCGGGATGGTCTTCGCCGTCTCGCCCCTCCGCGACCTTCAGGCGGTCCTCCTCGGGTTCTTCGGCGGTATCCTGCTCGACTCCTTGGGGAGCGGGCTCTTCGGCGTCGGGGCGCTCTCGGGCCTCGCGGCGGCGACGCTCGCCTTCCGGGTGGGGGCCGTGCAACGAAGGGGCACCGAAAGGGTGCTCCTCGCGCAGGTGGTCGCCGTGTCCGTCGTGATCTACGACCTGCTCGGCTGGATGGCCCGGAGCCTGGCGGGCCTCGAGTCGCCGCCTTTTGCCGAGTACGCGGTCGCGGGTATACTCCCCGACGCGTTGCTCAACGCCGTGCTGGCATACTTCGTCGGAGGGTGGCTCTTGAAGGTCGTCAACACCAAGAAAACCGCGTGGGAGTCAAGGTGA
- a CDS encoding bifunctional folylpolyglutamate synthase/dihydrofolate synthase — MTSSFDSVCRELDRRRRVTMGLERIEALLSLLGDPHRKVRVVQVVGTNGKGTTAVALSAALSGAGHPAGTYLSPHVLSYTERVMVGGRSVSEERFAAAMGETMKVADRHGVPASQFELLTAGAVKLFADEGLAWAVLEAGLGARYDATTAAGPEAVVLTNVGLDHAEYLGETVGEISSEKLASVSSGSVLILGTDDPTVLSMARDRCAEVGARLVRAASRPGYRAPKTMPPYSVRDASLGVRAAEELAGEKLDDGARSRAFRAVAGALPARFEEYRVDGVPVVVDGGHNVSGVEAALEAMDGVYGGMPLAVVFGVLRDKDAVSMLTALSNRARTVVLTRPEGERAAEPAEVSAGRLEAEGDETLTVEDPVEAVRVAVRGVAGEGGAVLVLGSFATAAPVLRWLRDG; from the coding sequence TTGACCTCCTCTTTCGATTCGGTGTGCCGCGAGTTGGACCGCCGCCGCCGCGTAACGATGGGGCTCGAGCGCATAGAAGCCCTGCTCTCGCTTCTCGGAGACCCTCACCGAAAAGTCCGGGTAGTCCAGGTGGTCGGGACGAACGGCAAGGGCACGACGGCGGTCGCGCTCTCCGCCGCGCTGTCGGGGGCGGGGCACCCCGCGGGAACGTACCTGTCTCCGCACGTGCTCTCGTATACCGAACGCGTCATGGTCGGCGGGAGGTCTGTCTCCGAAGAGCGCTTCGCCGCCGCGATGGGCGAGACCATGAAGGTCGCGGATCGGCACGGCGTTCCCGCTTCCCAGTTCGAGTTGTTGACGGCGGGGGCGGTCAAGCTCTTCGCCGACGAGGGGCTTGCGTGGGCGGTGCTCGAGGCCGGGCTCGGCGCCAGGTATGACGCGACAACGGCCGCCGGGCCTGAGGCGGTGGTGCTGACCAACGTGGGGCTGGATCACGCCGAGTACCTCGGGGAGACGGTAGGGGAGATCTCGTCCGAGAAACTCGCCAGCGTCTCTTCCGGCTCGGTCCTGATCCTCGGCACCGACGACCCGACCGTCCTCTCCATGGCGCGCGACCGGTGCGCGGAGGTCGGCGCCCGCCTCGTCCGGGCAGCCTCGAGGCCGGGATACCGTGCCCCGAAAACGATGCCGCCCTACTCGGTTCGGGACGCGTCGCTCGGGGTGAGGGCTGCCGAGGAGTTGGCGGGGGAGAAGCTGGATGACGGGGCGAGATCCCGAGCCTTCAGAGCCGTCGCGGGGGCATTGCCCGCGCGATTCGAGGAGTATCGGGTAGACGGGGTGCCTGTCGTCGTGGATGGAGGGCACAACGTCTCCGGGGTGGAGGCCGCCCTGGAGGCGATGGACGGGGTCTATGGCGGGATGCCGCTCGCCGTGGTCTTCGGCGTCTTGCGAGACAAGGATGCTGTCAGTATGCTTACCGCCTTGAGTAATCGGGCCCGGACGGTCGTGTTGACGCGCCCGGAGGGCGAGAGGGCCGCGGAGCCGGCGGAGGTTTCGGCGGGGCGGCTAGAGGCGGAGGGGGACGAGACGTTGACTGTGGAGGACCCGGTAGAGGCGGTTCGCGTCGCCGTCCGGGGTGTCGCGGGGGAAGGAGGGGCCGTGCTGGTTTTGGGTTCCTTCGCCACGGCGGCGCCCGTGTTGCGGTGGTTGCGTGACGGGTAG
- the rplU gene encoding 50S ribosomal protein L21, whose amino-acid sequence MFAVVKSGGKQYRVREGQELILDRVKGEVGDSVELPVGFFVDDEGFDLGARTARVEILEHLRGEKIHIYKYRAKKDSRKKTGHRQAQTRVKVLEVQDGS is encoded by the coding sequence ATGTTTGCGGTTGTAAAGAGCGGCGGGAAACAGTACAGGGTTAGAGAGGGCCAGGAGCTAATTCTGGACCGCGTCAAGGGCGAGGTCGGGGACTCGGTCGAGCTTCCGGTCGGTTTCTTCGTCGACGACGAGGGGTTCGACCTCGGCGCGAGGACGGCGCGGGTCGAGATCCTGGAGCATTTGCGCGGGGAGAAGATCCACATCTACAAGTACCGCGCGAAGAAGGATTCGAGAAAGAAGACCGGGCATCGCCAGGCGCAGACCCGGGTGAAGGTTCTGGAGGTTCAGGATGGCTCATAA
- a CDS encoding FtsW/RodA/SpoVE family cell cycle protein yields the protein MATILSGVFAVKVGILEEYQVARLTSFMNQNDTDTVGYQVAQSKMAIGSGGITGKGFDATTLANLGFLPEDHTDFIFSNLAERFGFVGSIALIFLFFFLIWRILHVATTSRDRFGVLIAVGIGTMFLFHVLVNVGMTMGIMPVTGIPLPFISYGRSSLVVSVMSLGLLQSIAMRSRSEVSKHPKV from the coding sequence TTGGCCACGATCCTTTCGGGCGTGTTCGCCGTCAAGGTCGGGATACTGGAGGAGTACCAGGTTGCCCGCCTCACGTCGTTCATGAACCAGAACGACACGGACACCGTCGGCTACCAGGTGGCCCAGTCCAAGATGGCTATAGGCTCGGGCGGGATCACGGGCAAGGGCTTCGACGCGACAACGCTGGCGAACCTCGGGTTCCTGCCGGAGGACCACACGGACTTTATCTTCTCGAACCTCGCGGAGAGGTTCGGGTTCGTGGGGAGCATCGCGCTCATCTTCCTGTTCTTTTTCCTGATCTGGCGCATACTCCACGTCGCGACGACCTCCCGCGACCGCTTCGGCGTCCTGATCGCGGTCGGCATAGGCACCATGTTCCTCTTCCACGTCCTCGTGAACGTGGGCATGACGATGGGGATCATGCCCGTGACCGGCATCCCGCTCCCCTTCATCTCCTACGGGCGAAGCAGCCTGGTCGTGAGCGTGATGTCCCTCGGCCTCCTGCAGAGCATCGCCATGCGCTCCCGCTCGGAGGTCTCTAAACACCCGAAGGTGTAA
- a CDS encoding FtsW/RodA/SpoVE family cell cycle protein has translation MSLTREDFLRRENRKAQKENLRLWRSMDFVLVLVSLALVAFGILAVYVAGTSPTEAYATNQAIGFVAGFLGAIPLAIIDYRVWRRFLRPIYGLAIVMLLAVTLMGATANGATSWLDVGPIRVQPSEFAKPLMIVVLAGFFAEKAVGEHGVFLKALGIISIPGLLVLVQPDLGTATVFGPSFW, from the coding sequence GTGAGCCTGACCCGCGAGGACTTTCTCCGCAGGGAGAACCGGAAGGCCCAGAAAGAGAACCTCCGCCTGTGGCGGTCCATGGACTTCGTGCTCGTGCTCGTCTCGCTGGCGCTCGTCGCGTTCGGCATCCTCGCCGTGTACGTGGCCGGCACCAGCCCGACGGAGGCCTACGCCACAAACCAGGCCATCGGCTTCGTCGCAGGGTTCCTTGGGGCGATACCGCTCGCCATCATCGACTACCGGGTCTGGCGCAGGTTCTTGCGGCCCATCTACGGGCTCGCCATCGTGATGCTGCTCGCCGTGACGCTGATGGGCGCCACGGCCAACGGTGCCACGAGCTGGCTCGACGTCGGCCCGATCAGGGTGCAGCCCTCCGAGTTCGCCAAGCCGCTCATGATCGTGGTGCTCGCCGGCTTTTTCGCCGAGAAGGCCGTGGGAGAGCACGGGGTCTTCTTGAAGGCGCTCGGGATCATCTCGATCCCAGGCCTGCTGGTGCTGGTGCAACCGGACCTCGGCACCGCGACGGTCTTCGGGCCGTCTTTTTGGTGA
- the rsfS gene encoding ribosome silencing factor — MRRDESVARREGIGTEGEEITREMAEVSARAAADMFGKDVTIIDLRELVSYADYFVVASAETDRQTRRVAEEVIDRMIEAGHRPRSKRVDEGSAWISIDFLDVVVHVFTDEARDYYRLESLWRSAPQERWEA, encoded by the coding sequence GTGAGGCGGGACGAGTCCGTGGCCCGGCGGGAAGGCATCGGGACTGAGGGCGAGGAGATCACGCGCGAGATGGCCGAGGTCTCGGCCCGGGCGGCGGCCGATATGTTCGGCAAGGACGTCACCATCATCGACCTGCGCGAGCTCGTCTCCTACGCGGACTACTTCGTGGTGGCGAGCGCCGAGACCGACCGCCAGACCCGGCGCGTCGCGGAAGAGGTGATCGATAGGATGATCGAAGCCGGACACCGCCCGCGCTCCAAGCGCGTGGACGAGGGCTCGGCCTGGATCAGCATCGACTTCCTCGACGTCGTGGTCCACGTCTTCACGGACGAGGCCCGCGACTACTACCGCCTGGAATCCCTCTGGCGCAGCGCCCCCCAGGAGCGCTGGGAGGCCTAG